A segment of the Mycobacterium intracellulare ATCC 13950 genome:
CCAGGCGGGCCCGGCGCGGTCGCGGTCGGGAGGAACGCCGCGGGATCCCCGCCGCCGGTCCGCGACGATCTTCACCGCCAGTCCCGCGGCGGCCGCCAATGCCAGTGCGCCGATGAGGATCTGCACGCGGGGCAAGGTGAAGTATGTCGAGCGCAGCAGTACGCGCCGGAGGAGGAACAAGACGGTCGCACCCACCGTCAACCCCATCGCGAACCCGCCGGCCACAAATGCGAGCAATTGCAGCAGCGGCTTGGGGCGATTCAGCATCAGCACCGTCATGCCGATCCGGAACGGCTCCAGGCTCACGGCAAGGGCCATCACACCGATGGTGAACAACATCGCAGATACCGGACCGGTCAGGCGTCCAGCCGGGTGAACTGTTGCCGTCGGTACCGCTCGACGCACGCGGCCCGCCGGATCTTGCCGCTCGTCGTGGTGGGAATCGATCCGGGCGCCACCAGCACCAGGTCGGCCACGTTGAGCCCGTGCGAGTCCGAAATCGCCGCGGTCACATCGTTCTTGAGGGCGTCGAGTCCGCGCTGCCCGTGCTCGCCGGAATCGCCGCGGTTCTTCAGTTCGATGATGGTCACCAATTTCTCGGTCTCGTCCACCGGCACCGAGATCGCCGCGACGCGGCCACCGGTGATCGTCTGCACGGTCGACTCGATGTCCTCCGGATAGTGGTTGCGCCCGTAGACGATCAGCAAATCCTTCATCCTGCCCACGATGAACAACTCGCCGTCGCAGAGAAAGCCGAGATCACCGGTGCGCAGCCACGGGCCCTCGGGGGTGCCCGGCGACGGGTCGGCCAGGACGGCGCCGAAGGTGCGCTGCGTTTCCTCCGGCTTTTGCCAATAGCCGTCGGCCACGTTGTCGCCGTGGACCCAGATTTCGCCGACCGTTCCGTGCGGGCACAGCGTGCCGGTGTCGGGGTCCACGATTCGCACCGTTGGTGATTGTGGCACGCCGTAGCTCAGCAGCGGCGAGCCGGTCCGTGTGGAGGACGGCTGGGCGTTGCCCTCGGCCAGCTTCTCCGGGTCGAAGTGAACGACTTTCGGGGCGCCGGCCTGCGCGCGGCTGGCCACGTAGACGGTCGCCTCCGCCAGGCCGTAGGAGGGTTGCATCATGTCTTCGCGAAAGTTGTACGGGGCGAACCGTTTACAGAACCGGTCGAGCGTGGCGGGATGAATTCGTTCGGCGCCGCTGACGATGCTGATGATGTTGCCCAGGTCGAGCCCGGCCAGGTCCGCGTCCGTCGACTTGCGCGCCGCGAGTTCGAAGGCGAAGTTCGGTGCGGCCGAGAAGACCGGAACGGCCTGGGCCATCGCCTGGATCCACCGTGCGGGCCGCTGCAGGAACGCCACCGGGCTCGTCAGCACACCGGGGTAACCGCCGAGGATCGGAGCGATGACGCCTTGCATCAGGCCCATGTCGTGGTAGAAGGGCAGCCACGACACGCACACGCTGTCGCGGGGGGCCACGCCGTTGAAATCCGGGAAGTAGGCGGCCATCAGCTGCTGGAAATTCACGTGCAGGTTCCGGTGCGAGACCATGACTCCGGCCGGAAGGCGGGTGGAGCCCGACGTGTACTGCAGGTACGCGATGCTCGGGGCGTCGCTGACGCGGATGCCCGGCGGATTCGGATCGTCGAGGCTCAGGGCGTCGACCTCGATGACGGCCGGGGTCGCACCGTGCGGCCGCTGCAGATATTCGTCCACGGCCGCGGCAGCCGTCGAGGTGGTGAGAACGACGGCCGGCCCGGTGTCGGCCAGGACGGCACTGACCCGCTCGTCGTGCGTGCCCGGCTGCGGAACCATCAGAGGTACCGCGATCAGCCCGGCCTGTATCGCGCCGAGGAACGCCACGATGTAGGGGAGGCCTTGGGGGGCAAGGATCACGGTCCGCTCCCCGCTGCTGGCGTGCCGCGTGACCTCGTGCGCAACGTGCAGGGTCCGCCGATACAGCTGCGCCCACGTCAGCGATTCGGTGACGCCCGCCCAGTCCTGCTCGTAATCGGTATAGCGAAAGGCTAACTCGTCGGGCTGCAGACCGGCGCGTTCCCGCAACAGGGAGACGACGGACGTATGTTGCATGCGGGCCAGGTTACCGCCTCGGCCCTTTCGCGTATGACGGTCGTGCGAGGCCCGGGGTGCGAGAAACCGTGGCGGGCCAAACGGCCTATGCGCCTTACGTTTTAGAACCCGTCGCGCCAGTGTCCCAGGTTCCCGGCATCATCGGCGTGCGGGGGCCGTCGTCGAACTCGTCGACGACGAGTGCGCTCAATCCCGCCGGTGCGGCGGCGGTCTTCGTGGGGACGGTTCCGGCGAACCCCATCGTCGGCGCGGGCCGGTCCGAGGCCGTCGTCGCCGGCTCGGGCTCGA
Coding sequences within it:
- the fadD21 gene encoding fatty-acid--AMP ligase FAAL21/FadD21, translating into MQHTSVVSLLRERAGLQPDELAFRYTDYEQDWAGVTESLTWAQLYRRTLHVAHEVTRHASSGERTVILAPQGLPYIVAFLGAIQAGLIAVPLMVPQPGTHDERVSAVLADTGPAVVLTTSTAAAAVDEYLQRPHGATPAVIEVDALSLDDPNPPGIRVSDAPSIAYLQYTSGSTRLPAGVMVSHRNLHVNFQQLMAAYFPDFNGVAPRDSVCVSWLPFYHDMGLMQGVIAPILGGYPGVLTSPVAFLQRPARWIQAMAQAVPVFSAAPNFAFELAARKSTDADLAGLDLGNIISIVSGAERIHPATLDRFCKRFAPYNFREDMMQPSYGLAEATVYVASRAQAGAPKVVHFDPEKLAEGNAQPSSTRTGSPLLSYGVPQSPTVRIVDPDTGTLCPHGTVGEIWVHGDNVADGYWQKPEETQRTFGAVLADPSPGTPEGPWLRTGDLGFLCDGELFIVGRMKDLLIVYGRNHYPEDIESTVQTITGGRVAAISVPVDETEKLVTIIELKNRGDSGEHGQRGLDALKNDVTAAISDSHGLNVADLVLVAPGSIPTTTSGKIRRAACVERYRRQQFTRLDA